The genomic DNA GAAAACGAATTCCGGAACGCGTTTACTACCTCCTCCTATGCTCccccccctccctctctctctctctctctctctctctctgctcgGAGTTCATCTTCCTCATCTCTGCAATCCGCCATTGACGCTCACAAGCAGAGGTTTTTCCATAGCTCGCAAGCTCCGTTCCACCTTCCGGGAATTATCCCTCTCCATGAGACGCTGCCCGGAGCAGATCCGTCTGATTTGACTGGGCCGGGGTGGGGGGGCTGAGAGGAGCTAGATCGAGTGCTTCCGGCGGCATCCCCACTCGATCTGTGGGACAATGAAGTCTCCTAGCAGGCTGTTCACGATCGGGCTCGTCACGTCCTGGTACTCATCCAACATCGGCGTCCTGCTCCTCAACAAGTACCTGCTCAGCAATTATGGCTTCAAGTACCCGATCTTCCTCACCATGTGCCACATGACCGCCTGTTCCCTCCTCAGCTACGTCGCCATAGCTTGGATGAAGATGGTACCTATGCAGACCATCCGATCTCGCCTACAGTTCCTCAAGATCGCCACCCTGAGCCTTGTCTTCTGTGTCTCCGTCGTTTTTGGCAACATTTCCCTCCGCTTCCTCCCCGTCTCATTCAACCAGGCCGTCGGGGCAAcaacccccttcttcactgcCGTCTTCGCCTACTTGATGACGCTCAAGCGGGAGGCTTGGTTGACTTACATTACCCTGATTCCCGTCGTTACTGGAGTTATCATTGCCAGTGGGGTACGCCGCGCTACTGCTTACAGCTCGTTTTCTGCTAGTAGAATGGCTAATTCTAGCTTGCCGTATCGATTGGTTTGCTCGTTTACAAAAATTGATTTTCCCACTCCATTACTGGATTTTGCGGTTTTTTGGGTTCTTCAGATGCAGAGTTGAGCAGGGACTTGAAAATGTGGACTTTTCCGGTAATTAGAATTAATATCTGCGAAAATAGGCCCTTTGTAGCCATTCCCTAGAGGGCGATCTTCGGTTTTGTTTCTGAAAGATATGAGTTCACATTCAGATACATCGGGTGAATATAATGAGATTGATTTTTGCCTCTTTAACATTAGGAATCCCGGAAGTCGGGAACTTGTGAAGCAAAGCCTAACTTGTAGATAAAACCATGAAATCCtgtcactctttttttttttttttgggggggggggggtgtttGGAATAAGTGAAATCCTGCCACTTTATATGGTTGAGATGTTAATGTATGTAGGATTAGATATGTTTCTTGCTATCCCATTCTTTTTGCTGTGTAATGGGTTAGatctttctcttctttgtcCCTGTGCTATGGGCAATATGTCGTGAGTAAGTACTTATTTGAAAGTGACCGTTTCTCACTCCAATTTTTGTGACCATAGGGTGAACCGAGTTTCCATCTCTTTGGCTTCATTATTTGTGTTGCTGCTACTGCTGCAAGGGCACTAAAATCTGTTCTTCAGGGGATCTTGCTTTCTTCTGAAGGGTAAGGGCCAAAGACTACACGCGTATGTTATATTTGTTGCTTTTTCGCACTAGCTAAAACAGCGTAGAGACGTAATAAGGTTTAGAAATAAATGTTTTAGGTATGACTTCTACCCAATAGAAAGAGAGATAAATGGCGTTGAATGCTGTAAGGAACATTGTgccatttacttttttttatgaatagtCCAAAAGCATACATGCTTACTGCAAAGAGGAATAAAGGCTTATTTTAGTTAGATCTGATATATGGGACTCTAATAACAAGCCCTTTTTTTATACAGGGAGAAGCTAAATTCTATGAATTTGCTTTTATACATGGCACCGATTGCTGTCGTATTCCTTCTTCCCGCGACACTTCTTATGGAGGAAAATGTGGTCGGCATCACACTAGCTCTTGCAAGAGaagatttcaaaatcatttggTATCTCCTTTTCAATTCAGCATTGGCATACCTGGTGAACTTGACCAACTTTCTGGTTACAAAACATACCAGTGCTCTCACTCTTCAGGTATGCACCTCTTCCAAATCACACCCTTCTCAGGGTTGCAAATAGCACCTTCAATTGTCAAAAGAAAATCTAGAAATTTGTTTTGAGACATCAAGACTAATTATATGGGACCTGATTACATGATTTAGAGGCGCTTTCTCCCAAAAATTGAACATGTTATGGGGTGAGAATGAACATCACTGATCTATGTCAAGAATCAAGATTCACAGACCAAGTCCTGGAACACACGAAATGCTAATTCCAAGCTGCAGCTTTAGAACCCTCTCCTCATGTCTACCGTAGTTTTCTAAAACATCTTGATGGCATGATACAAGTCTGTTTTTGCTCCATCAGGTACTCGGAAATGCGAAGGGTGCAGTTGCAGTAGTGGTCTCGATCCTCATTTTCAAGAACCCGGTATCCGTCACTGGCATGCTTGGTTATGCCTTAACTGTCTTTGGAGTTATCCTCTATAGCGAAGCAAAGAAACGGAGCAAGTGCTAAACTCGTTACTCCTTGCCAAAGAGTCTCAGAGTTCCCATATTCGTTAGTTTCGCCGAACAGACACTTGATAGATAGATGTTGGGCTGCATCTTGGGAAGTACGGTCACACGGTTCATCTTGGCATTCACAAATTATCTTCCCTTGGAGGAAGTCCGGAGGTGGTTTCCACTGTATCAGAAATGAAAAGGCAAGATTTTAGTTGGAAGGTAGAAAACCGAATAAGTGAGTTATATTTTGTTGTCGTTCTCTGTTAGAGTTCCTTTGTTGAATCCTTGAGGTATACTATCATTTTGTTCTCTATATATTCTTTTGTGGAGAAGGGTTGTAGAATTGGACTATCATCACAAAAACGATCTGTTATTGACAGTCCCCATACCAATCATTTAATTAGTGAAACGAAGCTTAATTTCTTTCCGCCTTCATCGTGTACTTATGTATCATTGGATTTCATTTCTGCTCGCTCTGCATTCGTCTTGAAATAAGATCTTTTGTTAGATCAGGAAGAAACTGTCCCTCCGTAACTGCACAAATTTGATGCAGAAGAGATTTTACAACAATCTAACGGTCACCAGATGAACTAAGAATCAGAGGAAAGCCCATATGCATCAAGAAATTACTGCCATTCAAACTCATCTTTCCATGCAGTCCATTAGCGCAGAAACTCATTAAGTGTAATGTTACAACTCCGAAAGAAAGTGAATGCCATAGTCGCATGAACCACACAGCAAGGATGGAGTCCTGGAAGTTCCCCGATATTTAAATATGAGGCAATGACAACAAAATGGACGGGGGTTGACATGAAAAACCAGAGTAACAATCGGTAGTAAAAGTCAGCAACAACGAAGAGTTCAAGCTTCTTCTGGGGCAGAAGCAGCTGCCCGTTTCATCGATGCAGATTTGATTAGATGGTTATAGCTTCCTTTCTCCTTGAAGAGCTGTGAGAAATGGTGCTTGCAGTATAAGATGCCCTCAAGAGCTGCATAGTTTGATGGAGTAATGGGACATCCTCCATGGGAGCACTTGAAACACGACTTGTGGTATGTCTGGCTCTCTACTGTAACCTGTAATTTCCGGTTACCAATTCCATATTATTGTCAAAGATTTCAGAGAAGAAGCAAGCAGCTTTTGCAATGAGCTGGTATCACAAAAAAACTAAGGGGCATCGTGAATTTCTTTGGAAACTTGTTCTCTAGATCGATTTTAAGAATCATTTTCTAAGAACTGTTTTCAGTGTTTTCTGACTTTGCTCAGACCATGAAAAGGCTTTCCAAGAGTAGTTTCTGGTACGGATGATTGGATCCTGCAACTGGCGATGTCATCAGCAACCAAAGGCTTACActtttggaaaagaaaaaaagagagaaaaagaggtTTCGTCTTTTGAAACTTGGTTTCAAGAACATCTagaggaaaataaatatagaggAACAATCTTGAGAGAAACTTCCAAGGTTGGTTTGGTTTTTATCCACCGGATTTcaatataaatagaaaaatttccAGCCAAAGGCTTTTCCGGTGGTAAATATTTCAAACCAAGAATCATATATTGAATATGACACCTTTGGGTTTGACAACCTCATTGAACAAAAAGGGGGATCTTCCTGATTGTGTGTTCGGATGATTTGATATTTTGGATGAAAGGTATACATATCAACTGCGTAACATATACAATGCACACTCTTATATCAATTGATTCAGTTCTTGAATGATTCAGAACATAAGAAGGGGTAATTCACATTGAGGAAGAGTTACATTGATGGCATAAAGAGAGGGATGAGGAGATACAAACAAATTCTATACCTTCTCTAGTGGATAAGCAGTCTTCCCACAAGTTGCACATTTATCTTGTGTACCAGAAAACATACTCGCAGCCTTACTGTGTGACCTTTTCTGCCGAAAGCATGACAATAACATTAGCAAAGAAACTTTTGAGATACAAATCCCAGATGAAGTTTTACGTTCGTAGCAAGTCCGCAGAAAAACACCGGAGGCAAAGATTTACCAGCTCAGGAGTCAACTTCTCCGCTGACTTTGCAGCTGTTGCAAATAGAGTCCATTGCACTTTTTAGTAAATCGTGAAGCAAGAAATGGCTCAAAGATCCAGAGTGAGGAAAGTGAAGTTT from Punica granatum isolate Tunisia-2019 chromosome 2, ASM765513v2, whole genome shotgun sequence includes the following:
- the LOC116198175 gene encoding probable sugar phosphate/phosphate translocator At3g11320, translated to MKSPSRLFTIGLVTSWYSSNIGVLLLNKYLLSNYGFKYPIFLTMCHMTACSLLSYVAIAWMKMVPMQTIRSRLQFLKIATLSLVFCVSVVFGNISLRFLPVSFNQAVGATTPFFTAVFAYLMTLKREAWLTYITLIPVVTGVIIASGGEPSFHLFGFIICVAATAARALKSVLQGILLSSEGEKLNSMNLLLYMAPIAVVFLLPATLLMEENVVGITLALAREDFKIIWYLLFNSALAYLVNLTNFLVTKHTSALTLQVLGNAKGAVAVVVSILIFKNPVSVTGMLGYALTVFGVILYSEAKKRSKC
- the LOC116198176 gene encoding LIM domain-containing protein WLIM2b-like; this translates as MSFIGTQVKCKACEKTVYPVEQLSADGVAYHKSCFKCSHCKGTLKLSSYSSMEGVLYCKPHFEQLFKESGNFNKNFQSPAKSAEKLTPELKRSHSKAASMFSGTQDKCATCGKTAYPLEKVTVESQTYHKSCFKCSHGGCPITPSNYAALEGILYCKHHFSQLFKEKGSYNHLIKSASMKRAAASAPEEA